Proteins encoded in a region of the Phaenicophaeus curvirostris isolate KB17595 chromosome 1, BPBGC_Pcur_1.0, whole genome shotgun sequence genome:
- the WNT11 gene encoding LOW QUALITY PROTEIN: protein Wnt-11 (The sequence of the model RefSeq protein was modified relative to this genomic sequence to represent the inferred CDS: inserted 1 base in 1 codon; substituted 1 base at 1 genomic stop codon) produces the protein MSRGRGRGIRGRGALRAGPFVMLIGADITPHIKAEGPAYKAAPRAAPAEQPWPRRARAARRSVSFTGAQRTVEKMKLSPQFFLAGFLSLILQTGICCGIKWIALSKTPSALALNQTQHCKQLEGLVVSQVQLCRSNLELMQTIIQAAREVIKTCRKTFSDMRWNCSSIELAPNYLLDLERGTRESAFVYALSAAAISHTIARACTTGDLPGCSCGPIPGETPGPGYRWGGCADNLNYGLIMGSKFSDAPMKMKKSGSQANKLMHLHNSEVGRQVLKASLEMKCKCHGVSGSCSIKTCWKGLQELQDIALDLKNKYLSATKVVHRPMGTRKYLVPKDIDIRPVKETELIYLQSSPDFCMKNEKVGSHGTQDRLGGMGTXHGKVXLIVDPLLFFATHRSGCKEREIPMSQNSRQCNKTSNGSDSCDLMCCGRGYNPYMDKVVERCHCKYHWCCYVTCKKCERTVERYVCK, from the exons ATGtcccggggccgggggcgggggaTCCGCGGGCGAGGAGCGCTCCGCGCGGGGCCCTTTGTTATGCTAATCGGGGCTGACATCACGCCGCATATCAAAGCCGAGGGGCCCGCATATAAGGCGGCTCCGCGGGCCGCCCCGGCAGAGCAGCCCTGGCCCCGCCGCGCCCGCGCAGCCCGGCGGAG TGTGTCCTTCACAGGAGCGCAAC GGACggtggagaaaatgaagctgAGTCCACAATTTTTCTTAGCTGGTTTTCTCTCTTTGATTCTGCAGACAGGAATTTGCTGTGGGATAAAATGGAT TGCTCTGTCCAAGACTCCTTCAGCTTTGGCCCTGAATCAAACACAGCACTGCAAGCAGCTTGAAGGCTTGGTGGTTTCCCAGGTGCAGTTGTGCCGCAGCAACCTGGAGTTAATGCAGACCATCATCCAGGCAGCGCGGGAAGTGATAAAGACCTGCCGTAAAACTTTTTCAGACATGCGGTGGAACTGCTCTTCCATTGAGCTGGCTCCTAACTACTTGCTGGACTTAGAGAGAG GCACAAGGGAGTCAGCATTTGTGTAtgctctttctgctgctgccatcagcCACACCATTGCCAGAGCCTGCACCACCGGGGACCTCCCTGGCTGTTCCTGTGGTCCCATCCCAGGTGAGACACCTGGACCTGGGTATCGATGGGGAGGATGTGCAGACAACCTCAACTATGGTCTTATCATGGGGTCCAAATTTTCAGATGCTCccatgaagatgaaaaaatCAGGATCACAAGCCAATAAACTGATGCATCTGCACAACAGTGAAGTAGGGAGACAG GTCTTGAAAGCCTCTCTTGAAATGAAATGTAAGTGCCATGGCGTTTCTGGGTCATGCTCTATCAAGACCTGTTGGAAAGGCCTTCAAGAGCTGCAAGACATTGCATTGGACCTCAAAAACAAGTATTTATCAGCCACCAAAGTTGTTCACCGGCCCATGGGCACGCGCAAATACCTCGTGCCAAAGGATATTGATATCAGGCCAGTTAAAGAGACAGAGCTGATTTACCTGCAGAGCTCACCTGATTTCTGCATGAAGAATGAGAAAGTGGGGTCACATGGAACCCAGGACAG gCTGGGCGGGATGGGGA ACCATGGAAAAGTATAACTAATAGTAgatccacttcttttttttgcgACCCACAGGAGTGGGTGCAAGGAAAGGGAGATTCCCATGTCTCAAAACAGCAG GCAATGCAACAAGACCTCTAATGGGAGCGACAGCTGTGACTTGATGTGTTGCGGCAGAGGCTACAACCCATACATGGACAAAGTGGTGGAGCGATGTCACTGCAAGTACCACTGGTGCTGCTACGTGACCTGTAAAAAGTGCGAGAGGACTGTCGAGAGATATGTGTGCAAGTGA